CGTCAACGCTGGCCGAGCGGTTTTGAATGCCCACGGTGCGGATATACGGGCTGCTATACGATCGGTACCCGTCGTAACCCCCTTTACCAATGCGCACTGTGCCGTCACCAAACCTCCTTGACCGCCGGCACCGTCATGGAGAAGAGCAGAACTTCCTTGGATAAATGGCTCGCCGCCGTCGAACTGCTAAGTTCGTCTTACGGTGTAAACGCAGTCCAACTGTCTGCAAGGATCGGCGTTTCCCACAAAACCGCATGGCTCATGCTCCGCGCTTTTCGTCGGGCGATTCATAGATTAGAGGAAGAACGCCAATTCTTAGGGACCGTTCACGCCGGCCTCCAAGTGCTCGGTCCTTATTTCTTCATTACGCATGCCCTTTATCGCAGAGAACGCGTTATTCTTATCGGGGGTTCCATGGACAATCGCACCGGGAAAGCT
This DNA window, taken from Paenibacillus sp., encodes the following:
- a CDS encoding IS1595 family transposase yields the protein MDKQSRAYQYFYRQRWPSGFECPRCGYTGCYTIGTRRNPLYQCALCRHQTSLTAGTVMEKSRTSLDKWLAAVELLSSSYGVNAVQLSARIGVSHKTAWLMLRAFRRAIHRLEEERQFLGTVHAGLQVLGPYFFITHALYRRERVILIGGSMDNRTGKA